The Opitutus sp. ER46 genome contains the following window.
GCCAGACCATGGTTCACGTCCGCGAGGCGCACAAAGCCAAGACCGAGATGGTCGAGGCCAACCTTCGCCTCGTGATCTCGATCGCGAAGAAATACACCAATCGCGGCCTATCCTTCCTCGACCTGATCCAGGAGGGCAACATGGGCCTCATGAAGGCGGTCGAGAAGTTCGAGTACCGCCGCGGCTACAAGTTCTCCACGTACGCCACGTGGTGGATCCGCCAGGCCATCACCCGCTCGATCGCCGACCAGGCCCGCACCATCCGCATCCCGGTGCACATGATCGAGACCTTGAACAAGGTCATGCAGGTGCAGAAGCAGCTCCTCCAGGAATACGGCCACGAGCCCACGCCTGAGGAGGTGGCCGACGAGATGAACCTGCCGGTCGAACGCGTGCAGCAGATCATGAAGATGGCGCAGCAGCCGATCTCCCTGCAGTCCCCGGTCGGCGACGGCGACGACACCAGCTTCGGCGACTTCATCGAGGACAAGTCCGCGGAGAACCCGTACGACATGACGGCGTACTCCCTCCTGCGCGAAAAGATCATCGACGTGCTCGACACGCTCACCGAGCGCGAGCGCCGCGTGCTTTCGCTGCGCTTCGGCCTGATCGACGGCTACAGCCGCACGCTCGAGGAGGTCGGCAAGCAGTTCAAGGTCACGCGCGAACGTATCCGCCAGATCGAGGCCAAGGCCCTGCGCAAGATGCGCCACCCGACGCGCATCCGCCAGCTCCACGGTTTCTTCGACGCCGAGCAGATCGACAACGCCCAGAACCTGCTCAAGGTCGCGGCCACCGCGCGGCCGCCCGGCGCCTCCGGCATGCCCATGCCGCCGACGCCGCCCACTCCGCTGCGGACGCTGCCCGGCAGCCTTCCCGGCGGCCTCGGTTTCCCGGCCCCGAAGCTCTGAGCTCACCGCTTCAGCCCGATCTCACCGATCGGGCTTTTTTCTGCCCTGAAGCTTCGCCCCGCCACCCTGCCGCAACCCACGACCACTTCGTATTCAAAACGGCCCCGCCACCATCGTCACCTGCCCCGCCAATCTGCCTTTCCCGCTTTACAGGCCTCCGCCTGAGCCTACGTTCCCCCAACCATGACCCTCTCCACGCTGATTCTAGGTGCGTTCGCCTTCGGCTCGATGGAGCTGTTGCTCATACTCGCGATCGTCCTCCTTCTGTTCGGAGGCGCGAAGCTCCCGGGCCTCGCCAAGGGTCTCGGCCAGTCCATCAAGGAATTCAAGAAGGCCTCCCGCGACGACGACGAGGTGAAGCCCGCGGCCCCGCAGGCCGAAGCCA
Protein-coding sequences here:
- the tatA gene encoding twin-arginine translocase TatA/TatE family subunit: MTLSTLILGAFAFGSMELLLILAIVLLLFGGAKLPGLAKGLGQSIKEFKKASRDDDEVKPAAPQAEAKKTESTTTSNQK